Proteins encoded by one window of Salvia splendens isolate huo1 chromosome 5, SspV2, whole genome shotgun sequence:
- the LOC121804681 gene encoding tubulin alpha chain-like: MRECISIHIGQAGIQVGNACWELYCLEHGIQPDGQMPGDTTVGGGDDAFNTFFSETGAGKHVPRAVFVDLEPSVIDEVRTGTYRQLFHPEQLISGKEDAANNFARGHYTIGKEIVDLCLDRIRKLADNCTGLQGFLVFHAVGGGTGSGLGSLLLERLSVDYGKKSKLGFTIYPSPQVSTAVVEPYNSVLSTHSLLEHTDVAVLLDNEAIYDICRKSLDIDRPTYSNLNRLISQVISSLTASLRFDGALNVDVNEFQTNLVPYPRIHFMLSSYAPVISAEKAYHEQLSVAEITNTAFEPSSMMVKCDPRHGKYMACCLMYRGDVVPKDVNAAVATIKTKRTIQFVDWCPTGFKCGINYQPPTVVPGGDLAKVQRAVCMISNSTSVAEVFSRIDHKFDLMYAKRAFVHWYVGEGMEEGEFSEAREDLAALEKDYEEVGAESAEGDDDENEEY, encoded by the exons ATGAGAGAGTGCATTTCAATCCACATCGGCCAGGCTGGTATTCAGGTCGGAAACGCCTGCTGGGAGCTCTACTGCCTGGAGCACGGGATTCAG CCTGATGGGCAGATGCCTGGTGATACGACCGTTGGCGGTGGTGATGATGCCTTCAACACTTTTTTCAGCGAGACTGGAGCTGGGAAACATGTGCCTCGTGCTGTGTTTGTGGATCTTGAGCCATCTGTGATTGATGAGGTGCGGACTGGCACTTACCGTCAGCTGTTCCACCCAGAGCAGCTTATCAGTGGCAAGGAAGATGCTGCCAACAACTTTGCCAGAGGCCATTACACCATCGGCAAAGAAATTGTTGATCTCTGCCTTGATAGGATCCGCAAGCTTGCGGATAACTGCACTGGGCTGCAGGGGTTCCTGGTTTTCCATGCTGTCGGTGGTGGTACTGGATCTGGGCTCGGATCTCTTCTGCTTGAGAGGCTTTCTGTTGACTATGGTAAAAAGTCGAAGCTGGGTTTCACCATATATCCTTCCCCTCAGGTTTCGACTGCTGTGGTTGAGCCCTACAACTCCGTGCTCTCCACTCATTCCCTTCTTGAGCACACTGATGTTGCTGTGCTTCTTGACAATGAAGCTATCTATGATATCTGCCGCAAATCACTGGACATTGATAGGCCCACCTACTCCAATCTCAACAGGCTTATTTCCCAG GTGATTTCCTCCTTGACAGCATCTTTGAGGTTTGATGGAGCCTTGAATGTGGATGTGAATGAATTCCAAACCAACTTGGTTCCATACCCAAGGATCCACTTCATGCTCTCATCGTATGCCCCTGTGATCTCTGCTGAGAAAGCTTACCATGAGCAGCTCTCTGTTGCTGAAATCACCAACACTGCATTTGAGCCTTCATCCATGATGGTGAAGTGTGATCCTCGCCATGGGAAGTACATGGCCTGCTGCCTGATGTACAGGGGTGATGTCGTCCCCAAGGATGTGAATGCAGCTGTTGCCACAATCAAGACCAAGAGGACCATCCAGTTTGTTGACTGGTGCCCCACTGGTTTCAAGTGTGGTATTAACTACCAGCCACCAACTGTTGTTCCTGGTGGAGACCTGGCGAAGGTTCAGAGGGCTGTGTGCATGATTTCCAACTCAACTAGCGTTGCTGAGGTCTTCTCAAGGATTGATCATAAGTTCGACTTGATGTATGCGAAGCGTGCTTTTGTTCACTGGTATGTTGGTGAGGGTATGGAAGAAGGTGAGTTCTCTGAGGCTAGGGAGGATTTGGCTGCGCTTGAGAAGGATTATGAGGAAGTTGGGGCTGAGTCTGCCGAAGGagatgatgatgagaatgaGGAGTACTGA
- the LOC121805277 gene encoding uncharacterized protein LOC121805277 isoform X2, which produces MNSIWLLQSQFKPCIYPIKNQKPKTKKKNKSQFLNMKLNPCFLCQKLVSLFHAISLFLTYFFSYFSRCFNFIKFILSFLFVNCNTWLKKSAKKDVLFLEAGRGDENELELLHLKFKFPSFDEFRRISTDVKDDSCNLKLSSSALIEVLTTFPLRHIDEDAELEPREEEATPEFNVNLLLQHSVDESEMSSDGGSLDSESFGEDKESLMFLGESKKVEEEQSFEKDFNVNSSGEGFVSVDDMETNNGELEKECSPFENDGVTNKLECLWEHQELIEQLQMELKKVKATGLPTIVEESETPKVIDDLKPWKIDESDEMQHRDCIAELHKSYREMMRKFDILNYQKMYAMGFVQQNDPFQQKVKPAPVLKSLVSKKLWTSKHKKQGSCPMKKLMNELQGDVEVVYVGQMCLSWEILQWQYEKALELWNSDPHSVHCYNEVVAEFQQFQVLLQRFIEDEPFQGGRVQTYVKARCVLRNLLQVPLVREDDTTKERDEYVISSEMLVEMLEESIRIFWEFVRSDKDCGFAPLPVLDSPQDLKMLMQLRRILQKKERKVKDILRSEKCILRRFQKQKRRGDEEALHFFAQVDVKLVSRVLRMSRISREQLIWCDDKLSRISFVGTKIYVQPAFLLFPC; this is translated from the exons ATGAACTCTATTTGGTTGCTTCAATCCCAATTCAAACCCTGCATATATCccatcaaaaaccaaaaaccaaaaaccaaaaaaaaaaacaaatctcAATTTCTAAACATGAAGTTGAATCCTTGCTTCCTCTGCCAAAAACTGGTGTCTCTTTTCCATGCTATTTCCTTATTTCTGACCTATTTTTTCTCCTATTTTTCCAGGTGTTTTAACTTCATtaaatttattctctcttttctgTTTGTTAACTGTAACACTTGGTTGAAAAAGTCGGCAAAGAAAGATGTACTATTTCTGGAGGCAGGGCGTGGAGATGAAAACGAATTGGAGCTGCTGCATTTGAAATTCAAGTTTCCTTCATTTGATGAGTTCAGAAGAATCAGTACTGACGTGAAAGATGATTCCTGCAATCTTAAACTCTCATCCTCTGCCTTGATTGAGGTACTTACCACTTTCCCTCTAAGACACATCGATGAAGACGCTGAGCTTGAGCCGAGAGAGGAAGAAGCAACTCCCGAGTTCAATGTTAATTTACTTCTACAACATTCTGTTGACGAGTCTGAGATGAGCAGTGATGGAGGATCTTTAGATAGTGAGAGCTTTGGAGAGGATAAGGAATCTTTGATGTTTTTAGGTGAGAGCAAGAAAGTAGAAGAAGAGCAAAGTTTTGAGAAAGATTTTAATGTGAATTCAAGTGGTGAAGGATTTGTGTCAGTAGATGATATGGAGACAAATAATGGGGAATTGGAAAAAGAGTGTAGTCCTTTTGAGAATGATGGAGTCACAAACAAGTTGGAGTGTTTATGGGAGCATCAAGAGCTGATTGAGCAGTTGCAGATGGAGCTTAAGAAGGTGAAAGCCACAGGTTTGCCTACCATTGTGGAGGAGTCCGAGACGCCTAAGGTCATCGATGACTTGAAGCCGTGGAAGATAGACGAGAGCGACGAAATGCAGCATCGAGATTGCATTGCTGAGCTTCACAAGAGCTACAGAGAAATGATGCGTAAATTCGATATCCTCAACTACCAGAAGATGTATGCCATGG GTTTTGTGCAGCAGAATGATCCATTCCAACAAAAAGTGAAGCCAGCCCCGGTGCTAAAGTCCCTAGTCTCGAAAAAGCTTTGGACGTCGAAACATAAAAAGCAGGGCAGCTGCCCAATGAAGAAGCTGATGAATGAGCTGCAGGGCGATGTGGAAGTGGTGTACGTAGGTCAGATGTGCCTGTCGTGGGAAATCCTGCAATGGCAATACGAGAAGGCCTTAGAGCTATGGAACTCTGATCCACACAGTGTCCATTGCTACAACGAGGTGGTGGCCGAGTTCCAGCAGTTTCAAGTTCTCCTTCAAAGGTTCATAGAAGACGAGCCCTTCCAGGGGGGGCGAGTGCAGACCTATGTCAAGGCTCGATGTGTTCTCCGCAATCTTCTCCAGGTTCCTCTCGTAAGAG AGGACGACACAACGAAGGAGAGGGACGAGTATGTGATCAGTAGTGAAATGCTGGTAGAGATGCTTGAAGAATCAATACGCATATTTTGGGAATTCGTTCGATCGGACAAGGATTGTGGCTTTGCGCCGTTGCCTGTCCTTGATAGCCCTCAAGACCTCAAGATGTTGATGCAGCTGCGAAGAATTCTTCAAAAG AAGGAGAGGAAGGTGAAGGATATATTGAGGAGTGAGAAGTGCATATTGAGGAGATTCCAAAAGCAAAAGAGGAGGGGAGATGAGGAAGCTCTTCATTTTTTTGCACAAGTAGATGTGAAATTAGtgtcacgagttttaagaatgTCGAGAATTAGTAGGGAGCAATTGATTTGGTGCGACGACAAGTTGAGTAGGATTAGCTTTGTTGGCACCAAAATCTACGTCCAACCTGCTTTTTTGCTATTTCCATGTTGA
- the LOC121803834 gene encoding 40S ribosomal protein S9-2-like translates to MRVQYALSRIRNNARNLLTLDEKDPRRIFEGEALLRRMNRYGLLDESQNKLDYVLSLTVENFLERRLQTLVFKAGMAKSIHHARVLIRQRHIRVGRQVVNVASFLVRVDSQKHIDFSLTSPFGGGRPGRVKRKNQKAAAKKAGGGDEEEDEE, encoded by the exons atgag GGTGCAATACGCATTGAGTCGTATCCGAAACAATGCTAGGAATCTCCTCACCCTTGATGAAAAGGATCCCCGCCGAATCTTTGAAGGCGAGGCCCTTCTCCGTAGGATGAATAGGTATGGCCTTTTGGATGAAAGCCAAAACAAGCTCGATTATGTGCTGTCCCTCACTGTCGAGAACTTTCTTGAGCGCCGCCTTCAGACCCTTGTGTTCAAGGCTGGAATGGCTAAGTCGATTCATCATGCCCGTGTACTCATCAGGCAGAGGCATATTAG GGTGGGAAGGCAGGTAGTAAATGTGGCTTCCTTTCTGGTGAGGGTCGATTCACAGAAGCATATAGACTTCTCGCTTACTAGTCCCTTTGGCGGTGGTCGTCCTGGTAGAGTCAAACGAAAGAACCAGAAAGCTGCCGCAAAGAAGGCTGGTGGAGGTGATGAAGAAGAGGATGAAGAATAA
- the LOC121804680 gene encoding tubulin alpha chain-like — protein MRECISIHIGQAGIQVGNACWELYCLEHGIQPDGQMPGDTTVGGGDDAFNTFFSETGAGKHVPRAVFVDLEPSVIDEVRTGTYRQLFHPEQLISGKEDAANNFARGHYTIGKEIVDLCLDRIRKLADNCTGLQGFLVFHAVGGGTGSGLGSLLLERLSVDYGKKSKLGFTIYPSPQVSTAVVEPYNSVLSTHSLLEHTDVAVLLDNEAIYDICRKSLDIDRPTYSNLNRLISQVISSLTASLRFDGALNVDVNEFQTNLVPYPRIHFMLSSYAPVISAEKAYHEQLSVAEITNTAFEPSSMMVKCDPRHGKYMACCLMYRGDVVPKDVNAAVATIKTKRTIQFVDWCPTGFKCGINYQPPTVVPGGDLAKVQRAVCMISNSTSVAEVFSRIDHKFDLMYAKRAFVHWYVGEGMEEGEFSEAREDLAALEKDYEEVGAESAEGDDDENEEY, from the exons ATGAGAGAGTGCATTTCGATCCACATCGGTCAGGCCGGTATTCAGGTCGGGAACGCTTGCTGGGAGCTCTACTGCCTAGAGCATGGGATTCAG CCTGATGGGCAAATGCCTGGTGATACGACCGTTGGCGGTGGTGATGATGCCTTCAACACTTTTTTCAGCGAGACTGGCGCTGGGAAACATGTGCCTCGTGCTGTGTTTGTGGATCTTGAGCCATCTGTGATTGATGAGGTGCGGACTGGCACTTACCGTCAGCTGTTCCACCCAGAGCAGCTTATCAGTGGCAAGGAAGATGCTGCCAACAACTTTGCCAGAGGCCATTACACCATCGGCAAAGAAATTGTTGATCTCTGCCTTGATAGGATCCGCAAGCTTGCGGATAACTGCACTGGGCTGCAGGGGTTCCTGGTTTTCCATGCTGTCGGTGGTGGTACTGGATCTGGGCTCGGATCTCTTCTGCTTGAGAGGCTTTCTGTTGACTATGGTAAAAAGTCGAAGCTGGGTTTCACCATATATCCTTCCCCTCAGGTTTCGACTGCTGTGGTTGAGCCCTACAACTCCGTGCTCTCCACTCATTCCCTTCTTGAGCACACTGATGTTGCTGTGCTTCTTGACAATGAAGCTATCTATGATATCTGCCGCAAATCACTGGACATTGATAGGCCCACCTACTCCAATCTCAACAGGCTTATTTCCCAG GTGATTTCCTCCTTGACAGCATCTTTGAGGTTTGATGGAGCCTTGAATGTGGATGTGAATGAATTCCAAACCAACTTGGTTCCATACCCAAGGATCCACTTCATGCTCTCATCGTATGCCCCTGTGATCTCTGCTGAGAAAGCTTACCATGAGCAGCTCTCTGTTGCTGAAATCACCAACACTGCATTTGAGCCTTCATCCATGATGGTGAAGTGTGATCCTCGCCATGGGAAGTACATGGCCTGCTGCCTGATGTACAGGGGTGATGTCGTCCCCAAGGATGTGAATGCAGCTGTTGCCACAATCAAGACCAAGAGGACCATCCAGTTTGTTGACTGGTGCCCCACTGGTTTCAAGTGTGGTATTAACTACCAGCCACCAACTGTTGTTCCTGGTGGAGACCTGGCGAAGGTTCAGAGGGCTGTGTGCATGATTTCCAACTCAACTAGCGTTGCTGAGGTCTTCTCAAGGATTGATCATAAGTTCGACTTGATGTATGCGAAGCGTGCTTTTGTTCACTGGTATGTTGGTGAGGGTATGGAAGAAGGTGAGTTCTCTGAGGCTAGGGAGGATTTGGCTGCGCTTGAGAAGGATTATGAGGAAGTTGGGGCTGAGTCTGCCGAAGGagatgatgatgagaatgaGGAGTACTGA
- the LOC121805277 gene encoding uncharacterized protein LOC121805277 isoform X1 — MNSIWLLQSQFKPCIYPIKNQKPKTKKKNKSQFLNMKLNPCFLCQKLVSLFHAISLFLTYFFSYFSRCFNFIKFILSFLFVNCNTWLKKSAKKDVLFLEAGRGDENELELLHLKFKFPSFDEFRRISTDVKDDSCNLKLSSSALIEVLTTFPLRHIDEDAELEPREEEATPEFNVNLLLQHSVDESEMSSDGGSLDSESFGEDKESLMFLGESKKVEEEQSFEKDFNVNSSGEGFVSVDDMETNNGELEKECSPFENDGVTNKLECLWEHQELIEQLQMELKKVKATGLPTIVEESETPKVIDDLKPWKIDESDEMQHRDCIAELHKSYREMMRKFDILNYQKMYAMGFVQQNDPFQQKVKPAPVLKSLVSKKLWTSKHKKQGSCPMKKLMNELQGDVEVVYVGQMCLSWEILQWQYEKALELWNSDPHSVHCYNEVVAEFQQFQVLLQRFIEDEPFQGGRVQTYVKARCVLRNLLQVPLVRGDNASLNLILSRLSMSHLITDFRRMVLAEDDTTKERDEYVISSEMLVEMLEESIRIFWEFVRSDKDCGFAPLPVLDSPQDLKMLMQLRRILQKKERKVKDILRSEKCILRRFQKQKRRGDEEALHFFAQVDVKLVSRVLRMSRISREQLIWCDDKLSRISFVGTKIYVQPAFLLFPC, encoded by the exons ATGAACTCTATTTGGTTGCTTCAATCCCAATTCAAACCCTGCATATATCccatcaaaaaccaaaaaccaaaaaccaaaaaaaaaaacaaatctcAATTTCTAAACATGAAGTTGAATCCTTGCTTCCTCTGCCAAAAACTGGTGTCTCTTTTCCATGCTATTTCCTTATTTCTGACCTATTTTTTCTCCTATTTTTCCAGGTGTTTTAACTTCATtaaatttattctctcttttctgTTTGTTAACTGTAACACTTGGTTGAAAAAGTCGGCAAAGAAAGATGTACTATTTCTGGAGGCAGGGCGTGGAGATGAAAACGAATTGGAGCTGCTGCATTTGAAATTCAAGTTTCCTTCATTTGATGAGTTCAGAAGAATCAGTACTGACGTGAAAGATGATTCCTGCAATCTTAAACTCTCATCCTCTGCCTTGATTGAGGTACTTACCACTTTCCCTCTAAGACACATCGATGAAGACGCTGAGCTTGAGCCGAGAGAGGAAGAAGCAACTCCCGAGTTCAATGTTAATTTACTTCTACAACATTCTGTTGACGAGTCTGAGATGAGCAGTGATGGAGGATCTTTAGATAGTGAGAGCTTTGGAGAGGATAAGGAATCTTTGATGTTTTTAGGTGAGAGCAAGAAAGTAGAAGAAGAGCAAAGTTTTGAGAAAGATTTTAATGTGAATTCAAGTGGTGAAGGATTTGTGTCAGTAGATGATATGGAGACAAATAATGGGGAATTGGAAAAAGAGTGTAGTCCTTTTGAGAATGATGGAGTCACAAACAAGTTGGAGTGTTTATGGGAGCATCAAGAGCTGATTGAGCAGTTGCAGATGGAGCTTAAGAAGGTGAAAGCCACAGGTTTGCCTACCATTGTGGAGGAGTCCGAGACGCCTAAGGTCATCGATGACTTGAAGCCGTGGAAGATAGACGAGAGCGACGAAATGCAGCATCGAGATTGCATTGCTGAGCTTCACAAGAGCTACAGAGAAATGATGCGTAAATTCGATATCCTCAACTACCAGAAGATGTATGCCATGG GTTTTGTGCAGCAGAATGATCCATTCCAACAAAAAGTGAAGCCAGCCCCGGTGCTAAAGTCCCTAGTCTCGAAAAAGCTTTGGACGTCGAAACATAAAAAGCAGGGCAGCTGCCCAATGAAGAAGCTGATGAATGAGCTGCAGGGCGATGTGGAAGTGGTGTACGTAGGTCAGATGTGCCTGTCGTGGGAAATCCTGCAATGGCAATACGAGAAGGCCTTAGAGCTATGGAACTCTGATCCACACAGTGTCCATTGCTACAACGAGGTGGTGGCCGAGTTCCAGCAGTTTCAAGTTCTCCTTCAAAGGTTCATAGAAGACGAGCCCTTCCAGGGGGGGCGAGTGCAGACCTATGTCAAGGCTCGATGTGTTCTCCGCAATCTTCTCCAGGTTCCTCTCGTAAGAGGTGACAACGCGTCTCTTAATCTGATTCTGTCGCGTCTCTCTATGTCTCACCTCATTACTGACTTTAGACGAATGGTTTTGGCAGAGGACGACACAACGAAGGAGAGGGACGAGTATGTGATCAGTAGTGAAATGCTGGTAGAGATGCTTGAAGAATCAATACGCATATTTTGGGAATTCGTTCGATCGGACAAGGATTGTGGCTTTGCGCCGTTGCCTGTCCTTGATAGCCCTCAAGACCTCAAGATGTTGATGCAGCTGCGAAGAATTCTTCAAAAG AAGGAGAGGAAGGTGAAGGATATATTGAGGAGTGAGAAGTGCATATTGAGGAGATTCCAAAAGCAAAAGAGGAGGGGAGATGAGGAAGCTCTTCATTTTTTTGCACAAGTAGATGTGAAATTAGtgtcacgagttttaagaatgTCGAGAATTAGTAGGGAGCAATTGATTTGGTGCGACGACAAGTTGAGTAGGATTAGCTTTGTTGGCACCAAAATCTACGTCCAACCTGCTTTTTTGCTATTTCCATGTTGA